A genomic region of Colletotrichum destructivum chromosome 1, complete sequence contains the following coding sequences:
- a CDS encoding Putative PD-(D/E)XK nuclease gives MNELEQIGTWHAAQWKFLARRRASKVMTLDGLDFLPRLIVQGNDWFFVASTRKGDETTLWTEQPIGSTWPALGTCQVIRAVQYLAWWCEGVYWPWFKENIFDFELQDT, from the exons ATGAACGAGTTGGAACAGATTGGCACCTGGCACGCCGCGCAGTGGAAGTTTCTCGCCAGAAGACGCGCCAGCAAGGTCATGACGCTTGACGGTCTGGACTTCTTACCAAGACTGATCGTTCAGGGTAATGACTGGTTCTTTGTGGCATCTACTCGCAAAGGTGACGAGACG ACGCTATGGACTGAGCAGCCAATCGGTTCTACCTGGCCAGCACTCGGCACATGTCAAGTCATCCGCGCGGTCCAGTACTTGGCCTGGTGGTGTGAGGGTGTATACTGGCCTTGGTTCAAAGAGAACATTTTTGATTTTGAGCTGCAAGATACTTGA
- a CDS encoding Putative Zinc finger, MYND-type, whose product MTTSQPTCANWAPDITKCSNIGRFACKNCLLVTYCGPECQKSHWTIHKLDCKSRLGKENWQPDWVLESRAPDFVGDGPPQLAYGGGKYLWGNVPAFDILHLCANEGIAYDEKLPLLCAASGDLRNIVKTIAQLPDSYTQPIEVTLNDRDLDIVARNVIMILIALVVDDADVAADCIIHVWYSALLRKSDLDIIRYRIRPILEDVCHKLQGKGAKNFHAKTWTFGQRSLRLVLEKSAWDALLTFTDAPRGLTADRANEIRKAVTLTDSRKDYRDRHLLFQSPSHRIALTRFREDGLLLPFGAPRDAFRHPNPTIYQKANWPMHDNADPLNGWSAKEVQETSTGPATADIYGKLFISLRTVLRAFLCRLLTSQISFNLFQMDASALPKFLENSHFSRIEVSNISDAGYLGIHHTLNLMVPLLQSPLVNHHATLITLFMNAVDENATEMEMLADMKAGGLVSKRVYKYLSLTGESLTHYDTTIYKIMAARDCVATHDHIFDRYAAKLMFSQIARLAGAAMKSSHTVIEKWPFRLKLRPGQSGAQGEFDRLLGGGVSSKERYVEWKRVCLLDD is encoded by the exons ATGACAACTTCCCAGCCCACTTGCGCCAACTGGGCGCCAGACATCACCAAGTGCAGCAATATTGGCAGGTTCGCTTGCAAGAACTGCCTCCTCGTCACG TACTGTGGCCCCGAGTGTCAGAAGTCTCACTGGACTATCCACAAGCTCGACTGCAAATCTCGTCTTGGAAAGGAGAATTGGCAGCCCGACTGGGTCTTGGAGAGCAGAGCCCCGGACTTCGTCGGAGATGGCCCCCCCCAACTGGCCTACGGAGGCGGGAAGTACCTTTGGGGCAACGTTCCAGCTTTCGACATCCTCCATCTCTGTGCAAACGAAGGCATCGCATacgacgagaagctgcccCTCTTGTGTGCTG CCTCCGGAGACCTTCGAAACATCGTCAAGACTATCGCCCAGCTCCCTGATAGCTACACTCAGCCCATCGAGGTGACTTTGAACGACCGCGATTTGGATATTGTCGCCCGCAATGTCATCATGATTCTCATTGCCCTCGTGGTGGATGACGCTGACGTCGCAGCCGATTGCATCATTCACGTCTGGTACTCTGCTCTACTCCGCAAATCCGACCTCGATATCATCCGGTATCGCATCCGACCAATCCTCGAGGACGTCTGTCACAAGCTACAGGGAAAGGGCGCCAAGAACTTCCACGCAAAGACGTGGACGTTCGGTCAGCGGTCTCTAAGACTCGTGCTGGAAAAGTCTGCGTGGGACGCCCTCTTAACTTTCACCGACGCCCCCAGGGGTCTGACGGCTGATCGGGCGAATGAGATTCGCAAAGCCGTCACCCTCACTGATAGCAGGAAGGACTATCGTGACCGTCATCTTCTGTTCCAGTCCCCATCTCATCGAATTGCCCTTACACGCTTCCGCGAGGACGGACTCCTGCTTCCATTTGGAGCTCCGCGGGATGCCTTTCGGCACCCCAACCC AACCATTTACCAAAAAGCGAATTGGCCCATGCACGATAATGCCGACCCTCTCAACGGATGGTCTGCGAAGGAAGTTCAAGAGACTTCGACCGGACCTGCAACCGCAGACATCTACGGCAAGCTCTTCATCAGCCTTCGTACAGTGCTTCGGGCCTTTCTCTGTCGCCTTTTAACTTCGCAGATCTCATTTAATCTGTTCCAAATGGATGCATCTGCTCTTCCCAAGTTCCTAGAGAACAGCCACTTCAGCCGAATTGAG GTTTCTAACATCTCGGACGCTGGATATCTCGGGATCCATCATACGCTCAACCTGATGGTTCCTCTCCTTCAGAGCCCTCTCGTCAACCACCACGCGACGCTGATCACACTGTTCATGAATGCTGTGGATGAGAATGCCACCGAAATGGAAATGCTCGCAGACATGAAGGCGGGAGGCCTGGTATCGAAGCGCGTCTACAAGTACCTCTCGCTTACAGGTGAatcactcactcactacGATACCACGATCTACAAGATCATGGCCGCTCGGGATTGCGTCGCGACCCATGACCACATTTTTGACCG GTATGCTGCGAAACTCATGTTCTCGCAGATTGCTCGGCTGGCCGGGGCCGCGATGAAAAGTAGCCATACGGTGATCGAGAAGTGGCCGTTCAGATTGAAGCTGCGGCCCGGACAGAGCGGTGCTCAGGGAGAGTTTGACCGTCTTCTGGGAGGAGGAGTTTCAAGTAAGGAGCGTTACGTAGAGTGGAAGAGAGTTTGTTTGTTGGATGATTGA
- a CDS encoding Putative SKP1/BTB/POZ domain superfamily protein: MPDEAFHELDPDGDVVLTLRNPNAPFADWNMSAEASFHKLNLRSVLFWSDWDQPISSEREPEKDETFWAAISTANKKEKDIDDVAQSKKTKKKKMKRMAKKTAQESSQSLDHGISLATEHATEHATDSEALAVGPPSVDDSEQVTMPVPLKFCTSTDGESPNHKTPLQDDVVLEPEVSFLVSSRHLSLASDYFKTQLSSRWRKATTIRLDGRCQFDASDWDVDALLLLLRIIHGRTKEIPRRVDLETLAKVAVLIDYYKCHDAIAFFSDMWVEALKPQLPSECNRELVLWLSISIILQQDTVFQAVTKTAVQKSKGPIPTLELPIPPRLVEAIDWRRQDGINSISKVLANLLSSLCRGSAGCSFECSAFLLGSLTKNMRDHQLLYPTPQEPYLGYELAAVEEGLREFRSTSGYSPGFYHKCSCNLTQMIEGRLYPGINRSKEGFGLSDPDVELVQFCS; the protein is encoded by the exons ATGCCTGACGAGGCTTTCCACGAGCTCGATCCAGATGGCGACGTTGTGCTCACCCTACGGAATCCAAACGCGCCGTTTGCTGATTGGAACATGTCTGCAGAAGCCAGCTTCCACAAACTGAATTTGCG AAGTGTGCTTTTCTGGTCGGATTGGGACCAGCCCATCTCTTCGGAACGAGAGCCCGAAAAAGATGAAACTTTCTGGGCCGCTATTTCTACTGCaaacaagaaggagaaagacaTCGACGACGTAGCGCAGTCCAAAAAaacgaaaaagaaaaagatgAAGAGaatggcgaagaagacggcacAGGAGAGTAGCCAAAGCTTGGACCACGGCATCTCTCTCGCCACAGAACACGCCACGGAACACGCCACGGATTCGGAGGCACTTGCAGTCGGACCCCCTTCAGTCGATGATTCGGAGCAAGTGACGATGCCAGTACCCCTAAAGTTCTGCACCTCCACGGACGGGGAGTCTCCTAACCACAAAACACCCCTTCAGGACGACGTCGTGTTGGAACCGGAGGTTTCATTCCTGGTCTCCTCCCGGCACCTTTCCCTAGCGTCGGACTACTTCAAGACTCAGCTCAGCAGCCGTTGGAGGAAGGCTACAACCATCCGACTGGATGGCCGTTGCCAATTTGATGCGTCGGACTGGGACGTCGATGCTCTGCTTCTTTTGTTGCGGATTATTCACGGAAGAACCAAAGAAATTCCTCGCCGTGTTGATCTTGAGACTCTGGCAAAAGTTGCAGTCCTGATCGACTACTACAAATGTCACGACGCAATTGCGTTCTTCTCGGACATGTGGGTCGAAGCCCTGAAGCCTCAACTCCCATCTGAGTGTAACCGTGAGTTGGTGCTTTGGCTCTCGATCTCCATCATCCTTCAGCAGGACACTGTATTCCAAGCCGTCACCAAGACAGCCGTGCAAAAGAGCAAGGGCCCTATCCCAACACTCGAGTTGCCCATCCCGCCACGTCTTGTTG AAGCTATTGACTGGCGCCGACAGGACGGGATCAACTCTATATCCAAGGTGCTCGCCAACCTGTTGTCATCACTGTGTCGTGGATCAGCGGGGTGCAGCTTTGAGTGTTCTGCCTTTCTTCTTGGCAGCCTTACGAAGAATATGCGTGACCATCAACTCCTGTATCCGACACCACAAGAACCATACCTTGGCTATGAGCTGGCCGCGGTTGAGGAGGGGTTGCGTGAGTTTCGCTCGACTAGTGGATACTCCCCGGGCTTTTATCACAAATGCTCCTGCAACCTCACGCAGATGATTGAGGGGCGTCTCTACCCAGGCATCAACCGGAGTAAGGAGGGGTTCGGTCTGAGTGATCCAGATGTTGAACTCGTACAATTTTGTTCGTAG